A region from the Methylocella sp. genome encodes:
- a CDS encoding alkaline phosphatase family protein has product MRSRPTTRTGTIKDVEHIVILMQENRPFDHHFGTLRGVRGFADPRAVQINLPLQSGGAVKASVFLQPAGAGFGVPANSGNLGGPANSVPVIPPFRIDPSKISPGLTTLGFTYIGGTDHSWEGTHLAWNLGQYDNWAIQKGPLAMGYFTRDDIPYHYALADAFTVLDNYYSSIMGPTNPNRYYLWTGSVGNVNYLGAKGTDGFGSGPITDNGLSPLGHYLAWETLPEVLDKAGVTWRIYQDSKAPPSRRTSATGRPPTISTATSRTIRCSISPNTRRRAPEPRSSTTPAPGRR; this is encoded by the coding sequence TTGCGATCCCGGCCAACAACCCGCACGGGCACCATCAAGGACGTCGAGCATATCGTGATCTTGATGCAAGAGAACCGTCCGTTCGACCATCACTTCGGCACGCTGCGCGGGGTGCGCGGCTTTGCCGATCCGCGCGCGGTCCAGATCAATCTGCCGCTTCAGTCGGGCGGCGCCGTCAAGGCCTCGGTGTTCCTGCAGCCGGCGGGCGCCGGCTTCGGCGTGCCGGCCAATTCCGGCAATCTCGGCGGCCCGGCGAATAGCGTTCCCGTGATCCCGCCCTTCCGTATCGATCCCTCGAAAATCAGCCCCGGGCTCACGACCCTCGGCTTCACCTACATCGGCGGAACCGACCACAGTTGGGAAGGCACGCACCTCGCCTGGAACCTTGGGCAATATGACAACTGGGCGATCCAGAAGGGCCCGCTGGCGATGGGCTATTTCACGCGCGACGACATTCCCTATCACTACGCGCTGGCCGACGCCTTCACTGTGCTCGACAACTACTATAGCTCGATCATGGGCCCGACCAATCCCAATCGCTATTACCTGTGGACCGGCTCCGTCGGAAACGTCAACTATCTCGGCGCGAAGGGCACGGACGGCTTCGGCTCGGGCCCGATCACCGACAACGGCCTTAGCCCCCTCGGCCATTATCTGGCGTGGGAGACGTTGCCCGAGGTGCTGGACAAGGCGGGCGTGACCTGGCGGATCTATCAGGACTCGAAGGCGCCACCTTCGCGCCGGACTTCGGCGACGGGTCGCCCGCCAACAATTTCGACGGCAACTTCACGGACAATTCGCTGCTCTATTTCGCCCAATACGCGGCGGCGCGCACCGGAACCTCGCTCTTCGACAACGCCTGCACCGGGACGCAGATAA
- a CDS encoding tetratricopeptide repeat protein, which yields MIELHHCESEADPAASELRRIDELTRGRRHAEALAAASALLQRAPSQRAALYWTALNQRLLGQAKDALATLDAFERAHPNYSLLFQERGHCLAALGDPSSAIASFERAVALNPALAPSWGMLERLLSAAGEPQRASVAEQRLAKLQELPPAIVEAGGQFCDGELAAVENLLTSHIIREGRHVEALRLLGRVAQRRGAADRAEELFREVVDAAPGYADARFDYVSILIERQKYPAALEQVEHRLRTAPSDPEARFFRATILAGLGRHDEAIPIFSELLSQTPQRNHLRIVLGHSLKALGRNNEAVQAYRDATSGQADIGDAYWSLANLKTYRFSDDEVARMRGLEALSRPGLPDRAHLCFALGKALEDRGDYGGSWAFYERGNSLMRAKSGYRPEAIEGAARRLLEVCSEEFFAARTGAGAAARDPIFIVGLPRSGSTLLEQILASHPDVDGTQELHDIPRIISEFQGQGSNGRGARYPDLLRDLDPLLFERLGDRYLDETRVYRRGRPRFIDKMPNNFRHIGLIHLMLPNATIIDIRREPMACCVSNLKQLYARGQEFCYGIEEIARYYRTYLELMRHWDRVLPGRVLRVSYEDLVEDLGASVRRILAYCGLEYDPACLAFHRSQRAINTPSSEQVRQPLFREGISQWRNYDPWLDPLRKALGDAIVRYRD from the coding sequence GTGATTGAGCTTCATCATTGCGAATCCGAGGCGGACCCCGCCGCCAGCGAGTTGCGCCGCATCGACGAACTCACGCGGGGTCGTCGGCACGCCGAGGCGCTGGCGGCCGCCAGCGCGCTGCTGCAGCGCGCCCCGTCGCAACGGGCCGCGCTGTATTGGACGGCGCTAAACCAGCGGCTGCTCGGTCAGGCGAAGGATGCGCTCGCGACGCTAGACGCGTTTGAGCGGGCGCATCCGAACTACAGCCTCCTTTTTCAAGAGCGGGGTCATTGCCTCGCGGCGCTGGGCGACCCCTCGTCCGCCATCGCGTCTTTCGAACGCGCGGTCGCGCTCAATCCGGCCCTGGCGCCGAGTTGGGGGATGCTGGAGCGACTGCTGAGCGCGGCCGGCGAGCCGCAGAGGGCGAGCGTCGCGGAGCAGCGCCTAGCGAAGCTGCAGGAGCTGCCGCCCGCGATCGTCGAGGCGGGCGGCCAATTCTGCGACGGCGAGCTTGCTGCGGTGGAAAATCTTCTGACAAGTCACATCATCAGAGAGGGAAGGCATGTCGAGGCGCTGCGCCTGCTTGGGCGGGTCGCGCAACGGCGCGGCGCGGCGGATCGGGCCGAGGAGCTTTTTCGCGAGGTGGTCGACGCTGCGCCGGGTTACGCTGACGCGCGGTTCGATTACGTCAGCATTCTAATAGAGCGCCAGAAATATCCGGCGGCGCTGGAGCAAGTCGAGCACCGGCTGCGGACCGCGCCGTCTGACCCCGAGGCCCGATTTTTTCGCGCCACCATACTCGCGGGCCTCGGACGCCACGACGAGGCGATCCCAATCTTCAGCGAGCTGCTCTCGCAGACGCCGCAGCGCAATCACCTGCGGATCGTGTTGGGCCACTCGCTGAAAGCGCTGGGCCGGAACAATGAGGCCGTGCAGGCCTACCGAGACGCAACCAGCGGCCAGGCCGACATCGGCGATGCTTACTGGAGCCTCGCCAACCTGAAGACCTATCGTTTCAGCGACGACGAAGTCGCGCGCATGCGGGGCCTTGAGGCGCTATCTCGCCCGGGACTACCGGATCGCGCACACCTTTGCTTCGCGCTCGGAAAGGCGCTGGAAGATCGAGGCGACTACGGTGGGTCCTGGGCATTTTACGAGCGCGGCAATTCGCTGATGCGGGCGAAGAGCGGCTACCGTCCTGAGGCGATTGAAGGCGCCGCCCGCCGCCTTCTCGAGGTATGCAGCGAGGAATTCTTCGCCGCCCGCACCGGCGCCGGCGCAGCGGCTCGCGACCCGATCTTCATCGTTGGGCTACCACGTTCGGGCTCGACGCTGCTCGAACAGATCCTGGCCTCGCACCCGGACGTCGACGGCACGCAGGAATTGCACGACATCCCTCGCATCATTTCGGAATTCCAAGGACAGGGATCAAACGGCCGCGGTGCGCGCTACCCGGACCTGCTGCGGGACCTCGATCCACTCCTATTCGAGCGCCTCGGGGACCGCTACCTGGACGAGACCCGTGTCTATCGACGCGGGCGGCCGCGTTTCATCGACAAGATGCCGAACAACTTCCGGCACATCGGCTTGATCCACCTGATGCTGCCGAATGCAACGATCATCGATATTCGACGCGAGCCGATGGCCTGCTGCGTCAGCAACCTAAAGCAGCTCTATGCGAGAGGACAGGAGTTCTGCTACGGAATCGAGGAGATCGCACGGTATTACCGGACGTATCTGGAGTTGATGCGTCACTGGGATCGCGTCCTGCCGGGGCGGGTGCTTCGGGTCAGCTACGAGGACCTGGTCGAGGACCTCGGCGCCAGCGTGCGCCGGATTCTTGCCTATTGCGGACTCGAATACGACCCGGCATGTCTGGCGTTTCACCGCAGCCAGCGCGCGATAAACACCCCCAGCTCAGAACAGGTGCGCCAGCCGCTCTTCCGTGAGGGAATCTCCCAGTGGCGGAACTATGATCCCTGGCTAGATCCGTTAAGGAAGGCGCTGGGCGACGCAATCGTTCGCTACCGCGATTAG
- a CDS encoding TonB-dependent receptor plug domain-containing protein → MTSTKTNEEVINALAASSVVDTSQIDILQPSKMSGVLQDIPGVTTRESQNDPGQSVNIRGLQDFGRVNILLDGARQDYQISGHNANGTYYLDPAFVGRADVTRGPVSNVYGSGAIGGVVYYTTRGVDDVLSPAQNYGASQTTGLGSNGQEILTSTSGAARLGTIADLYGQFVYRGIASYYDGLDTKIADTGSTLAGGLFKLNFRPIDGQQIIFTAMTQDYNFANNGTSDVGAR, encoded by the coding sequence GTGACGTCGACGAAAACAAACGAAGAGGTGATCAACGCTCTCGCCGCATCTAGCGTTGTCGACACATCGCAGATCGATATTTTGCAGCCCTCGAAAATGTCCGGAGTGTTGCAGGACATTCCGGGCGTCACCACGCGGGAAAGTCAAAACGATCCGGGGCAATCGGTCAACATTCGCGGGTTGCAAGATTTTGGGCGCGTCAACATTCTGCTCGACGGCGCGCGGCAAGACTATCAGATCTCAGGCCATAACGCTAACGGAACCTATTATCTCGATCCGGCTTTCGTTGGCCGGGCCGACGTCACCCGCGGACCGGTGTCGAACGTCTATGGGTCAGGCGCGATCGGCGGAGTTGTTTATTACACGACGAGAGGGGTCGATGACGTCCTCAGCCCCGCTCAGAATTATGGCGCGTCGCAGACGACGGGCCTAGGCTCGAACGGCCAGGAAATTCTGACCAGCACGTCAGGCGCCGCCCGGCTCGGGACCATCGCCGATCTCTATGGGCAATTCGTCTATCGCGGCATCGCTTCCTATTATGACGGCCTCGATACGAAGATCGCGGACACCGGAAGCACGCTCGCGGGCGGTCTGTTCAAACTCAACTTCCGTCCCATCGACGGCCAGCAGATCATCTTCACCGCAATGACGCAGGATTATAATTTCGCCAACAACGGGACGAGCGATGTAGGCGCCCGCTGA
- a CDS encoding L,D-transpeptidase gives MRIALLLTAIAMASALFPASVYAGSGHARVNHSDEAGVAVLVNIDKTNQKMTVFLDGAEAYEWPVSTGREGYSTPSGTYTATSMNEIWHSKEWDNAAMPHSIFFMKDGHAIHGSLDVKNLGKPVSHGCVRISPRDAATLYALVKANGLGNTQVVVTGVSPGGEYGVSAGQANPRPGFFGFLFTP, from the coding sequence ATGAGAATTGCGCTTTTGTTGACAGCCATCGCCATGGCGTCGGCCCTATTTCCGGCGTCGGTTTATGCGGGCTCCGGCCACGCCCGCGTTAATCACTCTGACGAAGCGGGAGTTGCCGTCCTCGTCAACATCGACAAAACAAATCAAAAAATGACAGTTTTTTTGGATGGGGCGGAAGCATATGAATGGCCGGTTTCAACTGGCCGAGAGGGATATTCAACTCCATCAGGAACCTATACCGCCACCTCTATGAACGAAATTTGGCATAGCAAAGAGTGGGACAACGCCGCGATGCCCCATTCCATTTTCTTTATGAAAGACGGTCATGCCATCCACGGCAGCTTAGACGTAAAGAATCTTGGCAAACCGGTCTCGCATGGCTGCGTGCGCATCTCGCCCAGGGATGCCGCCACACTTTATGCGCTGGTGAAGGCGAATGGCCTAGGGAATACGCAGGTGGTGGTCACCGGCGTTAGCCCGGGCGGCGAGTATGGCGTCTCCGCGGGTCAGGCAAATCCGCGCCCGGGCTTTTTCGGGTTTCTCTTTACGCCGTAA
- a CDS encoding alkaline phosphatase family protein has protein sequence MQSNPHAGRTWRFTAALCALSTFASSTTGYAAGTDAAASLETKSPIKHVVILIGENRGLDHTFGVYKPKGKGQTISNLLSKGIVKENGQPGPNFALAQQFSVRPQNVYYIGAPTASKTPYGASNLMPQPNTRSAPTAQTTTAQQDGPFNSIALAAVEADVEKDDLSLLTTGATGLPNGVLDTRIPGAGTLNGPYVLLGANISDDDYTGDTKHEFFPNRQQQDCKLSSVTKDNTSGCLNDLFPFVMATFSATDKSEGNSMGFLDAEEEQASLLKALADRFTLLDNMHQSMPGGTAINHEMLGTGDDVFWTDGKGNPTTPPASLIANPNPVRGTVNQYISDQRFANCSDVTQPGIKPIIDYLNVLPYDAEPNCQENHYYMVNNTNPGFLPNGALSGGNNLPPSPLRTIGDELNEKKISWGYFGGSFNDAVILSNDAVAANPTNPDFAAAAIADPAHAVGATYCLICNPFLYATSIMVNPAVRMEHIKDTVDLIADINNDTLPSVSFGKPDSILDGHPETSKIDLFEAYTQKILDALDANPKLKATTAVFITWDEAGGYWDSGFIQTIDFFGDGPRIPLLILSPYTTGGMVNHTYSDHVSILKFIERNWKLQPLTDRSRDNLPNPTATKGNPYVPTNSPAIGDLFDAFDFTAAPNNQPYTE, from the coding sequence ATGCAGTCTAACCCTCATGCCGGCAGAACGTGGCGGTTCACCGCTGCGTTGTGCGCGCTGTCGACGTTCGCGTCGAGCACCACCGGCTATGCGGCCGGCACAGACGCCGCGGCCTCGTTGGAAACCAAAAGCCCGATTAAACACGTCGTCATCCTGATCGGCGAAAATCGCGGTCTTGATCATACATTCGGCGTCTACAAGCCGAAGGGCAAAGGCCAGACGATTTCGAACCTTCTATCCAAGGGCATCGTCAAGGAAAACGGCCAACCGGGGCCTAATTTCGCCTTGGCTCAGCAGTTCTCGGTTCGGCCACAGAATGTTTACTACATCGGCGCGCCGACGGCCTCTAAGACCCCTTACGGCGCGTCCAATCTGATGCCTCAACCGAACACCCGTTCGGCGCCGACTGCGCAGACGACCACTGCGCAGCAAGACGGACCGTTCAACTCAATCGCCTTAGCCGCCGTTGAGGCGGATGTCGAAAAGGACGATCTTAGTCTGCTGACGACAGGCGCGACGGGTCTCCCGAACGGTGTGTTGGATACGCGCATTCCCGGAGCCGGCACGTTGAATGGACCCTACGTGCTGCTTGGGGCCAACATTAGCGACGATGATTACACCGGCGACACGAAGCACGAGTTCTTTCCGAACCGGCAACAGCAGGATTGCAAACTCTCCTCGGTGACCAAGGACAATACGTCGGGCTGCCTCAACGATCTGTTCCCCTTCGTGATGGCGACCTTTTCCGCGACGGATAAGAGCGAAGGCAATTCAATGGGATTCCTCGACGCCGAGGAAGAACAGGCTTCGCTGCTGAAGGCTCTCGCGGACCGGTTCACCCTCCTTGATAACATGCATCAATCGATGCCCGGCGGCACCGCCATCAATCACGAAATGCTTGGCACCGGCGATGACGTCTTCTGGACCGATGGCAAAGGCAATCCGACCACGCCGCCAGCGTCGCTCATCGCCAACCCTAATCCTGTCCGGGGGACCGTCAATCAATACATTTCTGATCAACGGTTCGCCAATTGTTCGGACGTAACCCAGCCGGGCATCAAGCCGATTATCGATTACCTCAATGTTCTTCCCTACGACGCCGAGCCAAATTGTCAGGAAAATCACTATTATATGGTGAACAACACCAACCCTGGCTTTCTCCCGAATGGCGCGCTGTCCGGCGGCAACAACCTTCCGCCTTCGCCACTCAGAACTATTGGCGATGAGCTGAACGAAAAGAAGATTTCCTGGGGTTATTTCGGGGGGTCTTTCAATGACGCGGTCATCCTCTCAAACGACGCTGTCGCCGCTAATCCGACGAACCCCGATTTCGCTGCCGCCGCCATCGCGGACCCCGCGCATGCAGTTGGCGCCACATACTGCCTGATCTGCAATCCATTCTTGTATGCAACATCGATCATGGTTAATCCCGCGGTCAGGATGGAGCATATCAAAGACACCGTTGATCTGATCGCCGACATCAATAACGATACGCTGCCGTCGGTCTCGTTTGGCAAGCCAGACAGCATTCTTGACGGTCATCCGGAGACCTCCAAGATCGATCTCTTCGAGGCCTATACCCAGAAAATTCTCGATGCTCTCGACGCCAATCCGAAGCTGAAGGCCACGACAGCCGTGTTCATCACTTGGGATGAAGCTGGCGGATATTGGGACTCCGGCTTCATCCAGACGATAGACTTCTTCGGCGACGGACCTCGCATTCCGCTGCTGATCCTCTCGCCCTATACAACCGGCGGCATGGTCAACCACACCTATTCCGACCATGTATCGATCCTGAAGTTCATTGAGCGCAACTGGAAGCTCCAGCCGCTGACGGATCGCAGCCGCGACAACCTGCCCAATCCGACGGCCACGAAGGGAAATCCTTACGTTCCGACCAATAGCCCGGCGATTGGCGATTTGTTCGACGCTTTCGACTTCACCGCCGCGCCGAACAATCAGCCTTACACCGAATAA
- a CDS encoding tautomerase family protein, which translates to MPVYHVEGVAGMLTASQRAEIAEAITVHHIEATGAPREFVHVIFLDIPAGRHFTAGKEDIERVLITGLIRSGRSIDIKQILLRKISASFSRITGKAEIELVLGVTEIDPNTAMEYGLILPKPGAEAEWFSTNKKALGGIEGKGI; encoded by the coding sequence ATGCCTGTCTATCATGTCGAAGGGGTTGCCGGGATGCTCACTGCGTCCCAACGCGCTGAGATTGCTGAAGCGATCACCGTCCATCATATCGAAGCTACAGGTGCTCCCCGCGAATTCGTCCACGTTATATTCTTGGATATTCCCGCGGGCCGCCATTTCACGGCGGGTAAAGAGGATATCGAAAGGGTGCTGATCACCGGCCTGATCAGATCCGGGCGATCAATCGATATTAAGCAAATCCTGCTTCGGAAAATTAGCGCGAGCTTTTCGCGCATCACAGGAAAAGCGGAAATTGAACTCGTGCTCGGCGTGACTGAAATAGATCCGAACACGGCCATGGAATACGGCCTCATCCTGCCTAAGCCCGGCGCCGAAGCCGAATGGTTCTCCACTAACAAAAAGGCTCTGGGCGGCATCGAAGGAAAAGGCATCTAG